In Epinephelus fuscoguttatus linkage group LG15, E.fuscoguttatus.final_Chr_v1, a genomic segment contains:
- the grk7a gene encoding rhodopsin kinase grk7a, translating into MCDMGGLDNLVANTAYLKAQGGDDKEMKKRRRSLSLPKPEQCASVRASIDKDFTSLCEKQPIGKKFFRDFLANTAEFKLAADFLDDLLDWDLAENAAKEKARKHMMTTYCKADSKSFLAFLSGEPAEKLKSVTDANFSEVMKGKVQDGVREFLQGKPFTDYQTSPNFDKFLQWKEYEKQPISDKYFYEFRTLGKGGFGEVCAVQVKNTGQMYACKKLCKKRLKKKGGEKMALLEKKILEKVNSLFLVNLAYAYDTKTHLCLVMTLMNGGDLRYHIYNMGYDGKGVDKGIEMKRIIHYTAQITTGILHLHEMDIVYRDMKPENVLLDSQGQCRLSDLGLAIELPAGKTVTQMAGTGAYMAPEILSKTPYRTSVDWWALGCSIYEMVAGYTPFKGPESKKEKVEKEEVQRRILNEEPKWEHRCFDAATKDIIQQFLKKKIEERLGMKNNMEDPRKHEWFKTINFPRLEAGLVDPPWVPKPNVVYAKDTDDIAEFSEIKGIEFDANDNKFFKEFSTGAVPIQWQHEMIDTGLFDELNDPNRKEGGGDPDDEKKSGTCILL; encoded by the exons ATGTGTGACATGGGGGGACTGGATAACCTGGTGGCCAACACGGCCTACCTAAAAGCCCAGGGCGGAGATGACAAGGAGATGAAAAAGCGCCGTCGAAGCTTGTCTCTCCCCAAGCCGGAGCAATGTGCTTCAGTACGAGCGTCCATTGACAAGGACTTTACGTCGCTTTGTGAAAAGCAGCCTATTGGCAAAAAGTTTTTCCGTGACTTCCTGGCAAATACTGCTGAGTTTAAGCTTGCCGCTGATTTCCTGGATGACCTGTTGGACTGGGATCTGgctgaaaatgcagcaaaaGAGAAGGCACGCAAACACATGATGACAACATATTGCAAGGCCGACTCCAAGAGTTTCCTGGCCTTTCTCTCTGGAGAGCCGGCTGAAAAACTCAAGTCTGTGACGGATGCCAACTTTTCAGAGGTGATGAAAGGCAAAGTCCAGGACGGTGTAAGAGAATTTCTTCAAGGCAAACCCTTCACAGATTACCAGACCAGCCCTAACTTTGATAAATTCCTCCAGTGGAAAGAGTATGAGAAACAGCCTATCAGTGACAAATACTTCTATGAGTTTAGAACTCTTGGCAAAGGAGGTTTCGGGGAG GTGTGCGCTGTTCAGGTGAAGAACACAGGGCAGATGTACGCCTGCAAGAAATTGTGTAAAAAGCGACTGAAGAAGAAGGGTGGAGAGAAGATGGCCCTGCTGGAGAAGAAGATCTTGGAGAAGGTTAACAGCTTGTTTCTGGTCAACTTGGCCTACGCTTATGACACCAAGACCCACCTGTGCCTTGTTATGACCCTGATGAACGGAGGAGACCTCAGGTACCACATTTACAACATGGGCTACGATGGCAAGGGCGTGGACAAGGGCATTGAGATGAAGCGCATCATCCACTACACGGCGCAGATCACCACTGGCATTCTGCATCTGCATGAGATGGATATCGTATACCGTGACATGAAGCCGGAAAATGTGTTGCTGGATAGCCAGGGCCAATGCCGACTTTCAGATTTGGGTCTGGCCATAGAGCTTCCTGCAGGGAAAACCGTCACCCAGATG gcTGGTACCGGAGCATACATGGCCCCTGAGATCCTGAGCAAAACTCCGTACAGGACATCAGTGGACTGGTGGGCCCTGGGCTGCAGTATCTATGAGATGGTGGCCGGTTACACGCCTTTCAAAGGCCCCGAGAGCAAGAAGGAGAaggtggagaaggaggaggtgcAGCGCCGCATTCTCAACGAGGAACCTAAGTGGGAGCACAGGTGCTTTGATGCTGCCACCAAGGACATCATCCAGCAGTTCCTGAAGAAGAAAATTGAAGAGCGCCTGGGCATGAA aaacaacatggaggaTCCCAGGAAGCACGAGTGGTTCAAGACCATCAACTTCCCCCGTCTGGAGGCCGGGCTGGTGGATCCTCCATGGGTGCCCAAGCCCAACGTCGTCTACGCCAAGGACACCGACGATATCGCTGAGTTTTCCGAGATTAAGGGCATCGAGTTTGACGCCAATGACAATAAATTCTTCAAGGAGTTTAGCACAGGCGCTGTGCCCATTCAATGGCAGCACGAGATGATTGACACTGGACTATTCGATGAGCTCAACGATCCCAACAGGAAAGAGGGCGGCGGAGATCCTGACGACGAGAAGAAATCCGGCACGTGCATTTTACTGTGA
- the fbxo36b gene encoding F-box only protein 36b, producing MASLLKDPLFEISGNAPPPNRNYYHFVITKSAVIWRWWKISPRAVDRNSRPGEVKESHQDLLDDAWLQSEISMVFGRGILQYTKALCQGHYDYLERLSDSILLRIINYLELEDVGQLGRTSRRFRQLCGSQEFWEQAVRQRCCTVSAEEASLALEVGWRSMFFTSRLQLQKLISRRRLKTKEQQERQVSEPCAKIEVSPDESSETDQTSGSEEESHHGIIPHLSLGTDPVAGFDTSSSCDVDPDPNPEPQAGTDSSVLVPCQVIKGRKKCAVASPVQNDAVGSGRGDFFAEPDKTLN from the exons ATGGCGTCCCTTTTGAAAGACCCGTTGTTTGAGATATCTGGAAACGCTCCTCCACCCAACAGGaattattatcattttgttATCACCAAGTCAGCT GTGATATGGAGATGGTGGAAGATATCTCCGAGAGCTGTAGACAGGAACTCCAGGCCTGGGGAGGTGAAGGAGTCTCACCAGGACTTGTTGGATGATGCTTGGCTGCAGA GTGAGATCAGTATGGTTTTTGGTCGTGGAATCTTGCAGTACACCAAGGCTTTGTGCCAAGGCCATTATGACTATCTAGAGCGCCTGTCTGACTCAATACTTCTGCGGATAATAAATTATCTGGAACTAGAGGATGTGGGTCAGCTTGGACGAACGTCACGCAGGTTCAGGCAG CTGTGTGGCTCACAGGAGTTTTGGGAGCAGGCAGTGCGGCAGCGCTGCTGCACAGTATCAGCAGAGGAAGCATCTCTGGCGCTTGAGGTGGGCTGGCGCAGCATGTTTTTCACCAGCAGGCTGCAGCTGCAGAAGCTGATCAGCCGCAGGAGGCTGAAGACCAAGGAGCAACAAGAAAGACAGGTCTCTGAGCCATGTGCAAAGATTGAAGTATCTCCTGATGAAAGCTCAGAGACAGACCAGACATCCGGTTCTGAGGAGGAATCTCACCATGGCATTATCCCCCATCTAAGCCTTGGCACTGATCCTGTTGCTGGCTTTGACACTAGCTCTTCCTGTGATGTTGACCCTGACCCTAACCCTGAACCACAGGCTGGCACTGATTCCAGCGTGCTTGTACCTTGCCAAGTGATCAAGGGCAGGAAGAAGTGTGCTGTGGCATCACCGGTGCAGAACGATGCAGTGGGCAGTGGTAGAGGAGACTTCTTTGCAGAGCCAGACAAGACACTGAATTAA